The proteins below are encoded in one region of Ostrea edulis chromosome 3, xbOstEdul1.1, whole genome shotgun sequence:
- the LOC125676115 gene encoding uncharacterized protein LOC125676115: MNHALNFLTLFSSLNGPLPFPGHRVPGLRPIHPMPMTPALSAGVSFNEIENILDRRKGSLTIPHSIQSHLFEHQLGLSFPPPNPQPPSSAPGVPLTNIINILNRMRAGNNHPRFHPESSDNHQHHSHPHHSSESPNFPMDVHLHQSFEPPHIPSDHTQSHQNSESHNILPEHAHRHQSSESLDILSEKFQSHRSSESLNISTEKNRTLLSSASSSILSKQSNSSSNQEPSNFHPKNNHSHLKSETLNTRGEHDHPHRKSKPVNLETTNRQTKHIRKNEGKGTIDHGSKALIERFKDPIGFHELLEDFDVHISHVPKPNGDDHADITNMTRTLNTSEELETADTADSDDFPTLLNASLECDKPCPEPIECSFGLLQETCPRCECAPDPCVDNPCSSAEECIRISNDECVDQNSTTCPHLYICQDLGCDCPATWDPVCGTNEELSVTTYINNCTLNCHEGMEKVYDGECWPLNIPRFYFNQNDTDDGDEENKTLIADTVDTDDIIFEIVNETDLSRRPTLSPSLNMYDDNDTTTTTTTTTTTTTTTTTTTAAASTTYTTTAAMPTGITTKKNTMPPSTVIPNIKSNTTKENAMETTTQNDILFAKQIIQDFESMLNFSALNSLEKGYGKNRSTESVKHNSPVGKIKEITEFKNRLFLLENDIPRIPKEFLHVVHNTRFTRKPKKASKIRSHVKQNYDKLRVGQMTTKPSNKIEKVNTLNPADDLMFESDDDFTGQDLPKLFDILNGYHFNNKTWSGQ; the protein is encoded by the exons ATGAACCACGCTTTGAACTTCCTCACCTTATTTTCCTCTCTCAATGGACCACTTCCATTCCCTGGGCACAGAGTACCAGGACTAAGACCTATTCACCCGATGCCAATGACTCCAGCATTGTCTGCAGGTGTGTCtttcaatgaaattgaaaatattttagatagAAGGAAAGGCAGCCTAACTATCCCTCATTCCATTCAGAGCCATCTCTTCGAACATCAACTTGGTCTTAGTTTTCCACCTCCGAATCCACAACCACCATCGTCAGCCCCCGGAGTTCCACTCACTAACATCATAAACATTCTAAACAGAATGAGAGCTGGCAATAATCATCCTCGTTTTCACCCTGAATCGTCAGATAATCACCAACATCATAGCCATCCTCATCACAGTTCTGAATCTCCCAATTTTCCTATGGATGTCCACCTCCATCAAAGTTTTGAACCACCACATATTCCCTCAGATCATACCCAGTCTCATCAAAATTCTGAATCTCACAATATTCTTCCGGAACATGCTCATCGTCATCAAAGTTCTGAATCGCTTGATATTCTCTCTGAAAAATTCCAATCTCATCGAAGTTCTGAATCTCTTAACATTTCCACAGAGAAAAATCGTACCCTTCTAAGTTCTGCGTCTTCGAGTATTCTTTCGAAACAGAGTAACTCCAGCTCAAATCAGGAACCGTCGAATTTTCATCCAAAGAATAATCATTCTCACCTCAAATCTGAAACACTGAATACTCGTGGAGAACATGATCATCCTCACAGAAAATCTAAACCTGTGAATTTAGAAACTACAAATCGACAAACAAAACATATTCGTAAGAATGAAGGAAAAGGTACCATTGATCATGGAAGTAAAGCATTAATTGAACGCTTTAAAGACCCCATCGGATTCCATGAATTATTGGAGGACTTTGACGTACATATATCCCATGTTCCCAAACCTAATGGAGATGATCATGCTGATATTACAAATATGACAAGAACCTTGAATACCTCAGAGGAGCTTGAAACAGCAGATACAGCAGACAGTGATGATTTTCCTACACTACTAAATG CTTCATTGGAGTGTGATAAACCGTGCCCTGAACCTATCGAATGTTCTTTTGGTTTGCTACAAGAGACCTGTCCTAGATGTGAATGTGCTCCGGACCCCTGTGTC gACAACCCATGCTCTTCGGCGGAAGAATGCATTCGTATTTCCAATGACGAGTGCGTCGATCAAAACAGCACCACATGTCCCCATTTATATATCTGTCAAG ACCTTGGTTGTGATTGTCCTGCTACTTGGGATCCTGTTTGTGGCACTAATGAAGAATTGTCTGTAACAACATACATCAACAACTGCACCTTGAATTGTCACGA AGGAATGGAAAAGGTTTATGATGGAGAATGTTGGCCGTTAAATATTCCAAGATTTTATTTCAACCAAAATGATACAGACGATGGagatgaagaaaacaaaacattaattGCTGATACAGTGGACACAGACgatattatttttgaaatagtGAACGAGACAGATCTATCAAGACGTCCAACATTATCTCCATCTTTGAatatgtatgatgacaatgacacaacaacaacaacaacaacaacaactactactactactacaaccaCCACTACCACCGCCGCCGCCTCAACAACATATACAACCACAGCAGCAATGCCAACAGGAATTACAACTAAGAAAAACACCATGCCACCTTCTACCGTTATTCCAAACATTAAATCTAATACCACAAAAGAAAACGCAATGGAAACTACAacacaaaatgatattttgtttgcAAAACAAATTATTCAGGACTTTGAGAGCATGCTAAATTTCTCAGCTTTAAACTCTTTAGAGAAAGGTTACGGCAAAAATCGAAGCACAGAAAGTGTGAAACACAATTCACCTGTGGGGAAGATTAAAGAAATCACGGAGTTTAAGAATAGACTTTTCCTCCTAGAAAACGACATCCCAAGAATTCCGAAGGAGTTTCTGCATGTTGTGCATAATACAAGATTTACGAGAAAACCAAAGAAAGCATCTAAAATCAGGTCTCACGTGAAACAGAATTACGACAAACTCAGAGTGGGTCAAATGACCACTAAACCgtcaaataaaattgaaaaggtgAATACGTTAAATCCTGCTGATGATCTCATGTTCGAATCAGATGACGATTTTACTGGGCAAGACTTGCCTAagttatttgatattttgaatggATATCACTTTAATAACAAAACGTGGTCTGGGCAGTGA
- the LOC125676137 gene encoding uncharacterized protein LOC125676137, with the protein MENDYLLSMKKLRCLQVFYDLGILPHRLSKDKNKQLLQSPEVISLVRRQKRYPRGFNENLYNIQSAQNKPINESLLPGVQFTEISEQPSGEGGIKRWESDGPGCIPYLEKTEERRTSILLPSHSQLLRRPKANTLTMLKEKDLHLKIFTKQLIFKDRNFPPIENQFIYYLMNFPLLFEEKKKGVRVIKQNRTPQHISAISPELKHGILMKYRLFNHRRDLKELENEEPGVFETELWDDVFDPTTWDCNNFSGRFTVRTKTREKQGDEAIHL; encoded by the exons ATGGAAAATGATTACCTTCTGTCTATGAAAAAACTTCGATGTTTGCAGGTTTTTTACGATTTAGGAATTCTTCCACATAGATTaa GCAAGGATAAGAATAAGCAGTTACTGCAGAGCCCGGAAGTAATATCTTTGGTTAGGCGTCAGAAAAGGTATCCTCGCGGCTTCAACGAGAATCTCTACAATATACAAAGCGCCCAGAATAAACCAATTAATGAAAGTCTACTTCCAGGCGTCCAATTTACGGAGATTTCAGAGCAACCCTCAGGAGAGGGCGGTATAAAGCGATGGGAATCAGACGGGCCAGGTTGTATTCCTTATTTGGAAAAAACAGAGGAAAGACGTACGTCAATTCTGTTACCAAGTCATTCTCAGTTACTTAGGCGGCCGAAAGCAAATACCCTTACGATGTTAAAAGAAAAGGATTTGCATTTGAAGATCTTCACAAAGCAGTTAATCTTTAAAGACAGAAACTTTCCGCCAATTGAAAATCAGTTTATATACTATCTTATGAACTTCCCTCTCCTCTTTGAAGAGAAGAAAAAGGGCGTCAGAGTTATAAAGCAAAACAGAACTCCACAACACATATCTGCTATATCTCCAGAACTGAAGCACGGAATTCTGATGAAATATCGCCTGTTTAATCATCGGCGCGATTTGAAGGAACTGGAAAATGAAGAACCGGGTGTGTTTGAAACGGAATTGTGGGACGATGTGTTTGACCCAACAACCTGGGATTGTAATAATTTTTCTGGCCGTTTTACAGTTCGCACCAAAACAAGAGAGAAACAAGGAGACGAAGCCATTCATCTCTGA
- the LOC125676113 gene encoding uncharacterized protein LOC125676113, translating into MFHGYRYPVYPVTSCPPDDAAWESASRRRNCSRDIVKNRYICVPNQSKTSLLEFCYDEIRPMVQPGNCIELAGTGTLNQQKCSTFREGCPTDPYFSDLIYKNPACLQINTINGCYVADPKCPNKTDRDSTLTPANTTAYPIPSTDGSGSVWIAGAFVGTVVVILILSVLILLFLRRRHGHRRRGGGKSTRSTNLLLGSEEEDGVDENIEIPETSIGRKSSSSMTPKVCDLGVRPVTIESPFYKETRAFMAVKDAIAKNNCVLIIGEPGCGKTAMMNEVANSLIADDYDIQEVFTFQDIKSYPDKRNLYIFDNAFGIFGCDISFIDILDNFRDIKTLLRSKYNKLIITCRLTVYRKMQQFNFPSVMKVVNLSDPSISLCCQERNNLLQQFCSYHQLLLPDVKLLAGCINQSFPLLCTLLFEVDELRAHAADIFENPIASLLEFFDSLRQDRPLTYICLVYCALQCPVHYPLNNPKNCSEKENSVIRSCEKYYKGVSMEMVQQEFDQIVKTTAWLQKKRNTSTYIFKHTYVYEILAYHFGKSHPDDFLASMACNYIAEKCLVRSETEKNVYGEQLCLLTDNERLKDRLFADIDDGEYVDVFTNECWKNDGFRETFVRSVREMTSEDRVKTFFNSTLVKRRPYLIKKSNKNPKNYISLKSNDAGWFREKLLEDRTETVEGDYIYHEGKVKAISWVIGYGLHDVLTELVNKEEDNKHWISHADLTRNAEQLRLLMLAILSENQETLMIVLGNVNSCNINTSCFSLAKIDGDQCEKIYLNKYKRFTPLTISCYKGFSSAIKTLVEKGADVNLRDQNGSCPLVLACRFGAYSDVEYLVNRQASVLCRSENGDSPLIAAIIGNDLEIVQFLLSKKADVSESNKKMRTPLYYAARGGSLDIVKLLVEANAAVNETDEFQKFPLYWVAQLGYFEIACYLIDHGAEIDQCDTKGKTPLYCAAKRGYLKIVKVLVKNGASINWTTTKNRTALYRTAKRGHFELCKFLLDKKANVHKTDCQGYTALYWASKKGHFSIVKLLLNHNASPNNQSDGGKTALYWAAQRGHLDIAKSLVEKGADVNIEDASSKSPLYCASKRGHKELVEFLLEHGADVNTRNIKNKSALFRASKRNHLHVVEVLIEKGADVNLSNNDGESPLYWAAKRNHLEVVGKLLSANANVNSCSNLQQTPLYWASQRSNLAVAKALVKSGADVNKAGKNNKSPLYCAAKRGCLPIVELLVEQGADVNTRNVKQQSALLRASKRNHKNVVTYLVNKNADVNLGDNHKETPLKWAAENGHYDVVVILCEKGSDVNAFNSEHKTPLYCAAKHGRENIVQYLLGKGANSDLHDRHGHSPLSMARDAGYDNIVQIINSAKYASTPTY; encoded by the exons atgtttcatggATACAGATACCCTGTTTATCCGGTGACATCATGTCCTCCGGATGATGCGGCCTGGGAGTCGGCCTCTAGGCGGAGAAACTGCAGTCGTGACATCGTCAAAAACCGTTACATCTGCGTACCCAATCAAAGCAAGACTTCACTGCTGGAGTTCTGCTATGATGAAATCAGACCTATGGTTCAACCTG GAAACTGTATAGAATTAGCCGGTACAGGAACTTTAAATCAGCAGAAATGTTCTACGTTTAGGGAGGGATGCCCGACAGACCCTTACTTCAGCGATCTGATATACAAAA ATCCTGCTTGTTTGCAAATCAACACCATCAACGGCTGTTATGTTGCTGACCCAAAGTGTCCAAACAAAAC GGATAGAGATAGTACGCTCACACCGGCTAACACAACTGCATATCCCATACCCAGCACAGATGGAAGTGGTAGCGTCTGGATAGCTGGTGCTTTCGTCGGAACTGTCGTGGTCATCTTAATCCTTTCAGTACTAATACTGCTATTTCTTCGAAGAAGACACGGGCACCGAAGACGCGGTGGTGGAA AGTCTACACGTTCAACAAACCTGCTGTTGGGATCAGAGGAAG AAGACGGGGTTGACGAAAATATTGAAATTCCAGAAACATCAATAGGACGAAAATCTAGCTCTTCTATGACACCGAAAG TATGTGATCTTGGTGTACGTCCTGTTACGATAGAGTCCCCATTCTACAAAGAAACAAGAGCATTTATGGCTGTAAAAGACGCCATAGCAAAGAATAATTGTGTTCTTATAATTGGTGAACCCGGATGTGGAAAAACGGCAATGATGAATGAAGTAGCTAACAGTCTGATTGCAGATGATTATGACATACAGGAAGTTTTCACTTTCCAAGATATCAAATCGTATCCAGACAAGAGGAACCTTTACATTTTTGATAATGCCTTTGGAATATTTGGATGTGATATTTCATTCATAGACATCTTAGATAATTTTCGAGATATCAAGACACTGCTGAGAAGTAAATACAATAAACTTATCATAACATGTAGGCTTACCGTGTATAGAAAAatgcaacaattcaattttcCGTCCGTGATGAAAGTTGTGAATCTTTCTGATCCTTCAATTTCCCTGTGTTGTCAAGAGAGGAATAATCTGCTTCAGCAGTTTTGCAGTTATCACCAGCTGTTGCTGCCAGATGTTAAACTATTAGCGGGTTGCATAAACCAGTCTTTTCCACTATTGTGCACACTTCTATTTGAGGTTGATGAATTAAGAGCACATGCGGctgatatttttgaaaatcccATTGCATCACTTCTTGAATTCTTTGATTCTTTAAGGCAAGACAGACCACTTACCTATATTTGTCTTGTATATTGTGCACTACAATGCCCCGTGCATTACCCTTTAAATAATCCCAAAAATTGTTCTGAGAAAGAAAACTCCGTGATTAGGTCATGCGAAAAATACTACAAGGGTGTCTCCATGGAAATGGTTCAACAGGAATTTGATCAAATAGTAAAAACAACAGCATGGCTACAAAAAAAGAGAAACACCAGTACTTACATTTTTAAGCACACCTATGTGTATGAAATACTTGCATATCATTTTGGGAAGAGTCACCCAGATGATTTCTTGGCATCCATGGCTTGTAATTACATCGCAGAAAAATGTTTGGTGAGAAGTGAgacagaaaaaaatgtttatggGGAACAGCTGTGTTTACTTACGGACAACGAAAGATTGAAAGACAGACTTTTTGCTGATATAGATGATGGTGAATATGTTGATGTATTCACAAACGAATGTTGGAAAAATGATGGATTTCGTGAAACCTTTGTGAGATCTGTGCGAGAAATGACATCAGAGGATCGTGTAAAAACGTTTTTCAATTCCACTTTGGTAAAACGGAGACCTTATTTGATTAAAAAATCTAATAAAAACCCAAAGAACTATATTTCTTTGAAGAGCAATGATGCCGGATGGTTTCGTGAGAAACTTCTAGAAGATCGGACGGAGACAGTGGAGGGTGATTACATTTACCATGAGGGAAAGGTCAAAGCCATAAGTTGGGTGATAGGATATGGACTGCATGACGTTCTTACGGAGCTAGTCAATAAAGAAGAAGACAATAAACATTGGATAAGTCATGCAGATTTAACAAGAAATGCTGAGCAGCTCAGACTGCTGATGTTGGCAATCCTCAGTGAAAATCAGGAAACTTTGATGATTGTTTTGGGAAATGTGAATTCTTGTAACATCAATACTTCATGCTTCTCCTTGGCCAAAATTGACGGGGATCAATGTGAGAAGATATACTTAAATAAGTATAAGAGATTTACTCCATTAACAATTTCTTGCTATAAAGGATTTTCCAGTGCAATTAAAACACTTGTGGAAAAGGGAGCCGATGTCAATTTAAGAGATCAGAATGGAAGCTGTCCCTTAGTATTAGCTTGCCGATTTGGTGCATATTCTGATGTCGAATACCTGGTGAATCGCCAGGCTTCTGTTTTGTGTAGGTCGGAAAATGGCGATTCACCTCTTATTGCCGCTATCATCGGCAATGATTTGGAAATTGTTCAGTTTCTTCTCAGCAAGAAAGCAGATGTCAGTGAGAGCAACAAGAAGATGAGAACTCCGCTCTATTACGCGGCTAGAGGGGGGTCTCTGGACATAGTCAAACTCTTAGTAGAAGCAAATGCAGCGGTAAACGAAACTGACGAGTTTCAAAAGTTTCCGTTATACTGGGTCGCTCAACTTGGCTATTTTGAAATAGCATGTTATCTTATAGACCATGGCgctgagattgatcagtgtgaCACGAAGGGGAAAACTCCACTTTATTGTGCAGCAAAGCGAGGATACCTCAAAATTGTTAAAGTTCTTGTCAAAAATGGAGCTTCCATAAATTGGACAACTACAAAGAACAGAACGGCGCTTTACAGAACTGCGAAGAGAGGACATTTTGAACTGTGTAAGTTTCTGTTGGACAAAAAAGCGAATGTCCATAAAACGGACTGTCAAGGCTACACTGCTTTATATTGGGCTTCTAAAAAGGGTCATTTTAGTATTGTAAAGTTGTTACTGAATCATAATGCTTCTCCGAATAATCAGTCTGATGGAGGAAAAACAGCATTGTACTGGGCAGCACAGAGAGGCCATTTAGATATTGCAAAATCTCTCGTCGAGAAGGGAGCTGATGTTAATATAGAAGATGCGAGCAGTAAGTCTCCTTTGTACTGTGCTTCGAAGCGTGGACATAAGGAATTGGTAGAATTTCTTCTTGAACATGGTGCAGATGTCAACACGAGAAACATCAAGAACAAATCAGCACTGTTTCGCGCGTCTAAGAGAAATCATTTGCATGTTGTTGAAGTTCTCATAGAAAAAGGAGCGGATGTGAACCTTTCCAACAATGATGGTGAGTCTCCACTTTATTGGGCAGCCAAAAGAAATCATTTGGAAGTTGTCGGTAAACTTTTGAGTGCCAACGCTAACGTAAACAGTTGCTCAAATCTACAGCAGACACCTTTGTATTGGGCCTCTCAGCGAAGCAACTTGGCCGTTGCTAAAGCTCTCGTTAAAAGCGGCGCAGACGTAAATAAGGCAGGGAAAAACAATAAATCACCACTTTATTGTGCAGCAAAACGGGGTTGTTTACCTATTGTAGAACTTCTCGTGGAGCAAGGAGCTGATGTTAATACCAGAAACGTAAAACAACAGTCAGCACTGCTTCGGGCCTCGAAAAGAAACCATAAAAACGTTGTGACATACCTTGTGAATAAAAACGCTGACGTCAATCTTGGAGATAACCATAAAGAAACGCCACTGAAATGGGCGGCAGAAAATGGACATTATGACGTAGTCGTGATTTTGTGTGAAAAAGGAAGTGACGTCAATGCatttaattctgaacataaAACACCGCTCTACTGCGCTGCAAAACATGGCCGCGAAAATATCGTTCAATATTTATTAGGAAAGGGGGCTAATAGTGATCTTCATGACAGACATGGTCACTCGCCATTATCCATGGCAAGGGATGCTGGATACGATaatattgttcaaatcattaactCTGCAAAATATGCATCAACACCGACCTATTAG
- the LOC125676143 gene encoding cystatin-A2-like produces MAYLRIGICLCLLGLVYGLGGRRTGGLSTRVFSIDQTATDVVNSVKNEIRGRLTAGDVTDIFEPISYKTQLVAGTNYFVKIKTAADRYIHARIYRDFSGNTSLSDVQTGKSLADEISYF; encoded by the exons ATGGCGTACTTGAGGATAGGGATTTGTCTGTGCTTACTGGGGCTAGTATATGGCCTGGGTGGTAGGAGAACAGGGGGACTTTCTACACGAGTTTTCTCAATAGATCAAACAGCTACGGATGTCGTTAACAGT GTGAAAAATGAAATACGTGGCCGACTTACTGCAGGCGATGTAACGGACATTTTTGAGCCCATTTCCTACAAAACTCAACTAGTAGCAGGGACCAACTACTTCGTCAag ataaAGACAGCTGCTGATCGCTATATCCATGCTCGCATATACCGCGACTTCTCCGGAAATACATCCCTATCTGATGTGCAGACCGGGAAATCCCTTGCTGACGAAATTTCGTATTTTTAG